One part of the Methylobacterium terrae genome encodes these proteins:
- a CDS encoding FAD-dependent monooxygenase — MRVAVIGGGIGGLTLGLALRRRGLTADIYEQAAELAEIGAAVALSANATRELERLGLGPALDAVSTEPTELIFRDGRSGARVAAHPVRDGGAYRTRFGAPYYGVHRADLQKVLSGGLAGAGLHLGHRLAALDQRGDVMMLAFENGAEVEADLVIGGDGVRSPVRRWITGGEKVRYSGTSAFRGVVPMGLLPSLPDRQAIQFWMGPDAHLLHYAIGGEADSVNFFAVVEGPGTWTSERWLAGIAPGEHRAGFSGWHPAVIEMLDALPQTQRWGLFVTDPLRRWHRGRAVLMGDSAHAMLPHHGQGANTTIEDAVTLAELLAAGGARDLDRTVRRYQDLRQARTRTIQRSAWATNRLLHLPDSVGPGALARRDARMARFPEDFGWIHAFDARAVVGKAAAEDSRAA; from the coding sequence TTGCGCGTCGCCGTGATCGGCGGCGGCATCGGCGGGCTGACCCTCGGCCTCGCCCTGCGCCGCCGCGGCCTGACCGCCGACATCTACGAGCAGGCGGCGGAGCTCGCCGAGATCGGCGCCGCCGTCGCGCTCTCGGCCAACGCGACGCGCGAGCTCGAACGCCTCGGCCTCGGGCCGGCGCTGGACGCGGTCTCGACCGAGCCGACCGAGCTGATCTTTCGCGACGGGCGCAGCGGCGCCCGGGTCGCCGCCCACCCGGTCCGCGACGGCGGCGCCTACAGAACCCGGTTCGGGGCACCGTATTACGGCGTGCACCGGGCCGATCTGCAGAAGGTCCTGAGCGGGGGGCTCGCCGGCGCGGGCCTGCATCTCGGCCACCGCCTCGCCGCCCTCGACCAGAGGGGCGACGTCATGATGCTCGCCTTCGAGAACGGCGCCGAGGTCGAGGCCGATCTCGTGATCGGCGGCGACGGCGTGCGCTCGCCGGTGCGGCGCTGGATCACCGGCGGGGAGAAGGTGCGCTACTCCGGCACCAGCGCCTTCCGGGGCGTGGTGCCGATGGGCCTGTTGCCCTCGCTCCCCGACCGCCAAGCGATCCAGTTCTGGATGGGGCCGGACGCGCACCTGCTGCACTACGCCATCGGGGGCGAGGCGGATTCCGTCAACTTCTTCGCCGTCGTCGAGGGGCCGGGGACCTGGACGTCCGAGCGCTGGCTCGCCGGGATCGCGCCGGGCGAGCACCGCGCGGGCTTCTCCGGCTGGCACCCGGCGGTGATCGAGATGCTCGACGCGCTGCCCCAGACCCAGCGCTGGGGCCTGTTCGTCACCGATCCCCTGCGGCGCTGGCACCGGGGCCGGGCGGTGCTGATGGGCGACAGCGCGCATGCCATGCTGCCCCATCACGGCCAGGGCGCCAACACCACGATCGAGGACGCCGTCACCCTGGCCGAACTGCTCGCCGCGGGCGGCGCGCGCGACCTCGACCGGACGGTGCGGCGCTACCAGGACCTGCGGCAGGCCCGGACCCGCACGATCCAGCGCAGCGCCTGGGCGACGAACCGCCTCCTGCACCTGCCCGATTCCGTCGGACCCGGGGCGCTGGCGCGGCGCGACGCCCGGATGGCGCGCTTCCCCGAGGATTTCGGCTGGATCCACGCCTTCGACGCGCGGGCCGTCGTCGGGAAGGCCGCCGCCGAGGATTCGCGCGCGGCGTGA
- a CDS encoding patatin-like phospholipase family protein has protein sequence MMWDGIALFSGAPVRRSADGVLGAAGVPPVPEPERPRRAKVGLALGGGAARGWSHIGAIEVLREAGIPIDVVAGCSIGAAVGACHAAGKLGELREFALSLTKRRVMGLLDFHISGSGLIAGERLRRLLERDLGASRIEDLPLTFAAVATELGTGHEIWLTRGGLVEAVRASYALPGIFDPVKIAGRWLMDGALVNPVPVTAARALGADVVLCVNLNGDMRVRGTVIQSHGAEGADAVMEAAAEAAGALPEEPRRWPRIGGRRTKPKPRPEAGAPSGIASVMVDAFNITQDRISRSRLAGDPPDVMINPKLAQMGLFEFHRAEECIELGRQATKRLLPEIHEMISAAVTPV, from the coding sequence ATGATGTGGGACGGCATCGCACTCTTCTCCGGCGCGCCGGTGCGGCGCTCAGCGGACGGCGTGCTGGGTGCCGCGGGCGTTCCTCCGGTGCCCGAGCCCGAGCGGCCGCGGCGGGCGAAGGTCGGCCTGGCGCTCGGCGGCGGGGCCGCCCGGGGCTGGTCGCATATCGGGGCGATCGAGGTCCTGCGCGAGGCCGGCATCCCCATCGACGTGGTGGCGGGCTGCTCGATCGGCGCGGCGGTGGGCGCCTGCCACGCCGCCGGCAAGCTCGGGGAATTGCGCGAGTTCGCCCTGTCGCTGACCAAGCGCCGGGTGATGGGCCTGCTCGACTTCCACATCAGCGGCTCGGGGCTCATCGCCGGCGAGCGCCTGCGGCGGCTGCTCGAGCGCGACCTCGGCGCCTCCCGCATCGAGGACCTGCCGCTGACCTTCGCGGCGGTGGCGACCGAGCTCGGCACCGGCCACGAGATCTGGCTCACCCGCGGCGGCCTCGTCGAGGCGGTGCGGGCGTCCTACGCGCTGCCGGGCATCTTCGATCCGGTCAAGATCGCCGGGCGCTGGCTGATGGACGGGGCGCTGGTCAACCCGGTGCCGGTGACGGCGGCCCGCGCGCTCGGCGCCGACGTGGTCCTGTGCGTCAACCTCAACGGCGACATGCGGGTCCGCGGCACGGTGATCCAGTCGCACGGGGCGGAAGGGGCCGACGCGGTGATGGAGGCCGCCGCGGAGGCCGCCGGCGCGCTGCCGGAGGAGCCGCGGCGCTGGCCGCGGATCGGCGGCCGGCGCACGAAGCCGAAGCCCCGGCCCGAGGCCGGCGCGCCGAGCGGCATCGCCAGCGTGATGGTCGACGCCTTCAACATCACGCAGGACCGGATCTCGCGCTCGCGGCTCGCGGGCGACCCGCCCGACGTGATGATCAACCCGAAGCTCGCCCAGATGGGCCTGTTCGAGTTCCACCGTGCCGAGGAATGCATCGAGCTCGGCCGCCAGGCGACGAAGCGCCTGCTGCCGGAGATCCACGAGATGATCTCGGCCGCCGTCACGCCGGTGTGA
- a CDS encoding glycosyltransferase codes for MAGALHIRSDAGPAPVPASAAAGEGGGRVFLIGLGTHGDVLPVLALGAALRRRNVEVRLAAPAPFRPLAARAGLAFHALGTAADFARAVDQPALWRPVRGARAMLAAVAAATEPTYRWLEAEAGPGDRVVASTLALGARVAQERLGLSLTTLHLMPMLLESRTAPPRLPGLPLPRLLPAALRHALGRGADRFVLGPAALPPLNAFRAGLGLAPVRRLRHWWHSPERVLLAVPDWYAPPQADWPAQVTQVGFPLADTFGDAAELAPDLAAFLQDGPAPLVFTYGSAMAGARAFFATAVEVCRLTGRRGLLLAGRADEVPDALPPGVVHAAYAPLSRLLPACAALVHHGGVGTVAQALAAGCPQLIVPVAFDHADEAERVVRLGVGTSLARWRFTAPRARRAIERLVGSGAVAAACREVQVLMRAESGVAEACAAIRGVDRREGIPLD; via the coding sequence ATGGCCGGAGCGCTGCACATCCGTTCCGACGCGGGTCCCGCGCCCGTCCCGGCCTCCGCCGCGGCCGGGGAGGGCGGCGGGCGCGTATTCCTCATCGGGCTCGGCACCCACGGCGACGTGCTGCCCGTCCTCGCCCTCGGGGCCGCCCTGCGCCGGCGGAACGTCGAGGTCCGCCTCGCCGCGCCGGCGCCGTTCCGGCCGCTCGCCGCCCGGGCCGGCCTCGCCTTCCACGCCCTCGGCACCGCCGCCGATTTCGCCCGGGCCGTCGACCAGCCCGCCCTGTGGCGCCCGGTCCGGGGTGCGCGGGCGATGCTCGCGGCGGTCGCCGCGGCGACCGAGCCGACCTATCGCTGGCTCGAGGCCGAGGCCGGCCCCGGCGACCGCGTCGTCGCCTCGACCCTGGCGCTGGGCGCCCGCGTCGCCCAGGAGCGCCTCGGCCTGTCGCTGACGACGCTCCACCTGATGCCGATGCTGCTGGAGAGCCGCACCGCCCCGCCCCGGCTGCCGGGCCTGCCGCTCCCCCGCCTCCTGCCCGCCGCCTTGCGCCACGCGCTCGGCCGCGGTGCCGACCGCTTCGTCCTCGGCCCCGCCGCGCTGCCGCCGCTCAACGCCTTCCGGGCCGGCCTCGGCCTCGCCCCGGTCCGGCGCCTGCGCCACTGGTGGCACAGCCCCGAGCGCGTGCTCCTGGCGGTACCCGACTGGTACGCCCCGCCCCAGGCCGACTGGCCGGCGCAAGTGACCCAGGTCGGCTTTCCCCTCGCCGACACCTTCGGCGACGCGGCGGAGCTGGCGCCCGACCTCGCCGCCTTCCTGCAGGACGGGCCGGCGCCGCTGGTCTTCACCTACGGCTCGGCAATGGCCGGGGCGCGGGCGTTCTTCGCCACCGCCGTCGAGGTGTGCCGGCTCACCGGACGGCGCGGCCTCCTGCTCGCCGGCCGGGCGGACGAGGTGCCGGACGCGCTGCCGCCGGGCGTGGTGCACGCGGCCTACGCTCCGTTGAGCCGGCTGCTGCCGGCCTGCGCGGCGCTCGTCCATCACGGCGGGGTCGGGACGGTGGCGCAGGCGCTGGCGGCCGGCTGCCCGCAGCTGATCGTGCCGGTCGCCTTCGACCACGCCGACGAGGCCGAGCGGGTGGTGCGGCTCGGGGTCGGGACCTCGCTCGCGCGCTGGCGCTTCACCGCCCCGCGGGCGCGGCGGGCGATCGAGCGGCTGGTGGGCTCGGGCGCGGTGGCGGCGGCCTGCCGCGAGGTTCAGGTGCTGATGCGGGCCGAGAGCGGGGTCGCGGAGGCCTGCGCGGCCATCCGGGGCGTCGATCGCCGAGAGGGCATTCCTCTGGATTGA
- a CDS encoding ABC transporter ATP-binding protein yields MLKDFLAYYRPYRALFLLDFGCAILSGLLELGFPMAVKAFVDVLLPSQDWNLIVLAAAGLALVYVANAGLMVVVTYWGHVLGINIETTMRARAFDHLQTLSFRFFDNQKTGHLVARVTKDLEEIGEVAHHGPEDLFIAVMTLIGAFALMLTVHPPLALMTAAILPVIAFVTVRYGGRMTSNWQAQYGRVGAFNARIEENVGGIRVVKAFANEAHERRLFAADNARYRATKLDAYRIMAASLSLNYLGMRLVQIVVLLGGAAYVVRGDLSAGGFVGFLLLVGVFYRPLEKISAVVETYPKGIAGFRRYRALLATVPDIVDRPGARPAPPLRGEIRFEGVRFGYGDGRQVLDGVDLAVGAGETVAFVGPSGAGKTTLCSLLPRFYDVEGGRITVDGHDIRDLTLASLRGQIGIVQQDVFLFAGTIRENIAYGRLDAGEAEIREAAHRARLDGLIETLPDGLDTVVGERGVKLSGGQKQRLAIARVFLKNPPILILDEATSALDTQTEREIQQALAELTIGRTTLVIAHRLATIRHADRIAVVSNGRILEQGSHDALVAANGAYRRLHAAQGGVVAAE; encoded by the coding sequence ATGCTGAAGGACTTCCTCGCCTATTACCGGCCGTACCGGGCCCTGTTCCTCCTCGATTTCGGCTGCGCCATCCTGTCGGGCCTGCTCGAGCTCGGCTTCCCGATGGCGGTGAAGGCCTTCGTCGACGTGCTGCTGCCGAGCCAGGACTGGAACCTGATCGTGCTCGCGGCCGCCGGGCTCGCCCTCGTCTACGTCGCCAATGCGGGCTTGATGGTGGTGGTGACCTACTGGGGTCACGTGCTCGGCATCAACATCGAGACCACGATGCGCGCCCGCGCCTTCGACCACCTGCAGACGCTGTCGTTCCGGTTCTTCGACAACCAGAAGACCGGCCACCTCGTCGCCCGGGTGACGAAGGACCTGGAGGAGATCGGCGAGGTCGCCCATCACGGGCCCGAGGACCTGTTCATCGCCGTGATGACGCTCATCGGCGCCTTCGCGCTGATGCTCACCGTCCACCCGCCGCTGGCGCTGATGACCGCCGCGATCCTGCCGGTCATCGCCTTCGTCACCGTGCGCTACGGCGGCCGGATGACCAGCAACTGGCAGGCGCAGTACGGCCGGGTCGGCGCCTTCAACGCCCGCATCGAGGAGAATGTCGGCGGCATCCGGGTGGTGAAGGCCTTCGCCAACGAGGCCCACGAGCGGCGCCTGTTCGCCGCCGACAACGCGCGCTACCGCGCCACCAAGCTCGACGCCTACAGGATCATGGCGGCGAGCCTGTCGCTCAACTACCTCGGCATGCGCCTCGTCCAGATCGTGGTGCTGCTCGGCGGCGCGGCCTACGTGGTGCGGGGCGACCTCAGCGCCGGGGGCTTCGTCGGCTTCCTGCTCCTCGTCGGGGTGTTCTACCGGCCGCTGGAGAAGATCAGCGCGGTGGTCGAGACCTATCCGAAGGGGATCGCGGGCTTTCGCCGCTACCGGGCGCTGCTCGCCACCGTCCCCGACATCGTCGACCGGCCGGGCGCGCGTCCCGCGCCGCCGCTCCGGGGCGAGATCCGCTTCGAGGGCGTGCGCTTCGGCTACGGCGACGGCCGCCAGGTGCTCGATGGCGTCGACCTCGCGGTCGGCGCCGGCGAGACCGTGGCCTTCGTCGGGCCCTCGGGCGCCGGCAAGACCACCCTGTGCTCGCTGCTGCCGCGCTTCTACGACGTCGAGGGCGGGCGCATCACGGTCGACGGGCACGACATCCGCGACCTGACCCTCGCCTCCTTGCGCGGCCAGATCGGCATCGTGCAGCAGGACGTGTTCCTGTTCGCCGGCACGATCCGCGAGAACATCGCCTATGGCCGCCTCGACGCGGGCGAGGCCGAGATCCGGGAGGCGGCGCACCGGGCCCGCCTCGACGGGCTGATCGAGACGCTGCCGGACGGCCTCGACACGGTGGTGGGCGAGCGCGGCGTCAAGCTCTCGGGCGGGCAGAAGCAGCGCCTGGCGATCGCCCGGGTGTTCCTGAAGAACCCGCCGATCCTGATCCTCGACGAGGCGACCTCGGCCCTCGACACCCAGACCGAGCGCGAGATCCAGCAGGCGCTCGCCGAGCTGACGATCGGCCGCACGACGCTCGTCATCGCCCACCGCCTCGCCACCATCCGGCACGCTGACCGCATCGCCGTGGTGTCGAACGGGCGCATCCTGGAGCAGGGCTCGCACGACGCGCTGGTCGCGGCGAACGGCGCCTACCGGCGCCTGCACGCGGCGCAGGGCGGGGTCGTCGCGGCGGAGTGA
- a CDS encoding CBS domain-containing protein — protein sequence MTVARILSQKGRTVVTVQPHRTLAEAAALLTEKGIGALVVSDAGQSVLGMLSERDIIRAVVRGGGGALEAPVSRHMTAKVVCCSRATAVDEVMELMTDGRFRHVPVVEDGRLVGLVSIGDVVKHRIESVEAEHKALREYIATA from the coding sequence ATGACCGTTGCGCGCATCCTGTCGCAGAAGGGCCGCACCGTCGTGACCGTGCAGCCCCACCGCACGCTGGCGGAGGCTGCCGCGCTCCTGACCGAGAAGGGCATCGGCGCCCTGGTGGTGAGCGATGCCGGCCAGAGCGTCCTCGGCATGCTGTCGGAGCGCGACATCATCCGGGCCGTGGTCCGCGGCGGCGGCGGCGCCCTCGAGGCGCCGGTCTCCCGGCACATGACCGCCAAGGTGGTGTGCTGCAGCCGCGCCACCGCCGTCGACGAGGTGATGGAGCTGATGACCGACGGGCGCTTCCGCCACGTGCCGGTCGTCGAGGACGGCCGCCTGGTCGGCCTCGTGTCGATCGGCGACGTGGTCAAGCACCGCATCGAGTCGGTCGAGGCCGAGCACAAGGCCCTGCGCGAGTACATCGCCACGGCTTGA
- a CDS encoding muconate/chloromuconate family cycloisomerase, whose amino-acid sequence MLAKTQLHDAVRHTPARDLAVADIRTTIVDVPTVRKHKLSQTSVTAQSYVIVQLRLANGVVGIGEAATLGGPRWSEESVEGIKATIDTYLAPALIGQPADLFVAAGERLDAAAKRNNAAKAALETALFDAVGKTLGLPVAALLGGAVRNRFPVLWTLASGDPDQEIAEAEDKLAARLHRTFKIKIGAQSPDADLARLTRLSKALADRATLIVDANQAWDETVARRCLPRLADLGIALVEQPLPAWNVAGMGRLRARGGVPPLLADECVFTAHDMLGVAQAAAADAVSLKLVKHGGLVGLHKVAAVAEAAGIGLYGGCLLESSVGAAAHLHAFAGLRELAWGCEHFGPQILTGDLVTEPLAFRDFAVHLPDGPGLGVTLDPDKLRHYARS is encoded by the coding sequence ATGCTCGCGAAGACCCAGCTCCACGACGCCGTGCGCCACACGCCCGCCCGAGACCTCGCGGTCGCCGACATCCGCACCACGATCGTCGACGTGCCGACCGTGCGGAAGCACAAGCTCTCCCAGACCTCGGTCACCGCGCAGAGCTACGTCATCGTCCAGCTTCGCCTCGCCAACGGCGTCGTGGGCATCGGCGAGGCGGCGACGCTCGGCGGGCCGCGCTGGAGCGAGGAGAGCGTCGAGGGCATCAAGGCCACCATCGACACCTACCTCGCCCCGGCCCTGATCGGGCAGCCCGCCGACCTTTTCGTCGCCGCCGGCGAGCGCCTGGACGCGGCGGCCAAGCGCAACAACGCCGCCAAGGCGGCGCTCGAGACAGCCCTGTTCGACGCGGTCGGAAAAACCCTCGGCCTTCCCGTCGCGGCTCTGCTCGGCGGCGCGGTGCGAAACCGATTCCCGGTCCTGTGGACGCTCGCCTCGGGCGACCCCGACCAGGAGATCGCCGAGGCCGAGGACAAGCTCGCGGCGCGGCTGCATCGCACCTTCAAGATCAAGATCGGCGCGCAGTCGCCGGACGCCGACCTCGCGCGATTGACGCGGCTCTCGAAGGCGCTCGCCGACCGCGCCACCCTCATCGTCGACGCCAACCAGGCCTGGGACGAGACGGTCGCGCGCCGCTGCCTGCCGCGGCTGGCCGATCTCGGCATCGCCCTCGTCGAGCAGCCGCTGCCGGCCTGGAACGTCGCCGGGATGGGCCGCCTGCGGGCGCGAGGGGGCGTGCCGCCGCTGCTCGCCGACGAGTGCGTGTTCACCGCCCACGACATGCTCGGCGTCGCGCAGGCCGCGGCAGCGGACGCGGTCTCGCTCAAGCTCGTCAAGCATGGCGGCCTCGTCGGCTTGCACAAGGTCGCGGCGGTGGCGGAGGCCGCCGGCATCGGGCTCTACGGCGGCTGCCTGCTGGAGAGCTCGGTCGGCGCCGCGGCGCATCTCCACGCCTTCGCGGGGCTGCGGGAGCTGGCCTGGGGCTGCGAGCATTTCGGGCCGCAGATCCTCACCGGCGACCTCGTCACCGAGCCGCTCGCCTTCCGCGACTTCGCGGTGCACCTGCCCGACGGCCCCGGCCTCGGCGTGACCCTCGATCCCGACAAGCTGCGCCACTACGCCCGGAGCTGA
- a CDS encoding Lrp/AsnC family transcriptional regulator: protein MTDSLTLDGFDLKILAALQEDGRLGNQELAERVHLSPSQCSRRRLRLEERGVVRGYRAELAPGPLGLTVTVFTKVALATHNRDNARRFAELVRGLDCVLEAHVMTGDSDYLLKLIVPDLKALSSVVNDVLLPHESVAHVHSSVVLDTLKEAAPLPLSGVRPST from the coding sequence ATGACCGATTCCCTCACCCTCGACGGTTTCGACCTGAAGATCCTCGCGGCCCTGCAGGAGGATGGCCGGCTCGGCAACCAGGAGCTCGCCGAGCGGGTGCACCTGTCGCCGAGCCAGTGCTCGCGCCGGCGCCTGCGGCTCGAGGAGCGCGGCGTGGTGCGGGGCTACCGGGCGGAGCTGGCCCCGGGCCCCCTCGGGCTCACCGTCACGGTCTTCACCAAGGTCGCGCTCGCCACCCACAACCGCGACAATGCCCGCCGCTTCGCCGAGCTGGTGCGCGGCCTCGACTGCGTGCTCGAGGCCCACGTGATGACCGGCGACAGCGACTACCTGCTGAAGCTGATCGTGCCCGACCTCAAGGCCCTGTCGTCGGTGGTCAACGACGTGCTGCTGCCGCACGAGAGCGTGGCGCACGTCCACTCCTCGGTGGTGCTCGACACGCTGAAGGAGGCGGCCCCCCTGCCGCTGTCGGGCGTGCGCCCCTCGACCTGA
- the catC gene encoding muconolactone Delta-isomerase, with product MLYCVEMDVAIPHGLDSDYVAKLKADEKARAQDLQRQGKWRHLWRVAGRYANISVFDVENHDELHDILSGLPLFPFMTMRVTPLARHPSAVG from the coding sequence ATGCTGTACTGCGTCGAGATGGACGTCGCGATCCCGCACGGCCTCGATTCCGACTATGTTGCCAAGCTGAAGGCCGACGAGAAGGCGAGAGCCCAGGATCTCCAGCGCCAGGGCAAGTGGCGCCACCTGTGGCGGGTCGCGGGTCGCTACGCCAACATCAGCGTGTTCGACGTCGAGAACCACGACGAGCTGCACGACATCCTGTCCGGCCTGCCGCTGTTCCCGTTCATGACGATGCGCGTGACCCCGCTCGCGCGCCATCCCTCGGCGGTCGGCTGA
- the hppD gene encoding 4-hydroxyphenylpyruvate dioxygenase: protein MGPYPHDAPAAAITAFNPMGTDGFEFVEYAHPEPQALHDLFRAMGFAAVARHRTRAITVYRQGDVNYLVNEEPGSHGHRFVAAHGPCAPAMAFRVVDAKAAYDRALALGAEPADPADGGKTLDVPAIKGIGGSLLYFVETYGAKGSPYEAEFEWLAERDPRPEGLGLFYLDHLTHNVHRGRMGVWAGFYEKIFNFRQIRYFDIAGKQTGLFSKALTSPDGKIRIPINESADEKSQIEEYLHAYKGEGIQHIACGCRDIYATIEALRAGGVAFMPSPPSVYYRRVDRRLPGHGEPLERMERNGILIDGEGVVEGGMTKILLQLFSANAIGPIFFEFIQRKGDDGFGEGNFKALFESIEEDQIRRGVLSADGARDAAA from the coding sequence ATGGGCCCCTATCCGCACGACGCTCCCGCCGCCGCGATCACCGCCTTCAACCCGATGGGCACGGACGGCTTCGAGTTCGTCGAGTACGCCCATCCCGAGCCGCAGGCCCTGCACGACCTCTTCCGCGCCATGGGCTTCGCCGCGGTGGCGCGCCACCGCACCCGGGCGATCACCGTCTACCGCCAGGGCGACGTGAACTACCTCGTCAACGAGGAGCCCGGCAGCCACGGCCACCGCTTCGTCGCCGCCCACGGCCCCTGCGCCCCCGCGATGGCCTTCCGGGTGGTGGACGCGAAGGCCGCCTACGACCGGGCGCTGGCGCTCGGCGCCGAGCCGGCCGACCCGGCGGACGGGGGCAAGACCCTCGACGTGCCGGCGATCAAGGGCATCGGCGGCTCGCTGCTCTACTTCGTCGAGACTTACGGGGCGAAGGGCTCGCCCTACGAGGCCGAGTTCGAGTGGCTGGCCGAGCGCGACCCCAGGCCCGAGGGCCTCGGCCTCTTCTACCTCGACCACCTGACCCACAACGTGCATCGCGGCCGGATGGGCGTCTGGGCCGGGTTCTACGAAAAAATCTTCAACTTCCGGCAGATCCGCTACTTCGACATCGCCGGCAAGCAGACCGGCCTGTTCTCGAAGGCCCTGACCTCGCCGGACGGCAAGATCCGCATCCCGATCAACGAATCGGCCGACGAGAAGAGCCAGATCGAGGAATACCTGCACGCCTATAAAGGCGAGGGGATCCAGCACATCGCCTGCGGCTGCCGCGACATCTACGCGACGATCGAGGCCCTGCGGGCGGGCGGCGTCGCCTTCATGCCCTCGCCGCCCTCCGTCTATTACCGCCGGGTCGACCGGCGCCTGCCCGGCCACGGCGAGCCGCTGGAGCGCATGGAGCGCAACGGCATCCTGATCGACGGCGAGGGCGTGGTCGAGGGCGGGATGACCAAGATCCTGCTGCAGCTGTTCTCGGCCAACGCCATCGGGCCGATCTTCTTCGAGTTCATCCAGCGCAAGGGCGACGACGGCTTCGGCGAGGGCAACTTCAAGGCCCTGTTCGAGTCGATCGAGGAGGACCAGATCCGCCGCGGCGTGCTCTCCGCCGATGGGGCCCGCGACGCGGCGGCGTGA
- a CDS encoding MFS transporter, producing the protein MPTPRSIDVQDVVNRHGVSRFQMRIVLLCFLVVAIDGFDTAAIGYIAPALRTQWGVTQAQLAPLFGAGLFGLMVGAFLFGPLADRVGRKAMLIVTTAFFGLASLASAWSTSIEMLTVLRFVTGLGLGGAMPNAITLTSEYCPEHRRSFLTMAMFCGFTVGSALGGFAAAHLIADYGWTSVLVIGGVMPLALVPVLVLGLPESVRFLVLKQAPAEKVARLLNRIAPAEDFSGATFAGIAKPKGSPISQLFQPGLVAATLCLWLTFFMSLLIFYLLSSWLPTIISSAGLTLKEASLVTVMLATGGTVGGLVLGALMDRVNPHVVLGLSYLAAAGFVALIGSATGSVPLLVAAVFGAGFCVAGSQIGINALSASTYPTANRATGVAWANAVGRVGSVVGSMIGASLIGLGFGLPATFGIVAVPALIAAAGITLKGRLGTPAPRLAPALQST; encoded by the coding sequence ATGCCCACACCACGCAGCATCGACGTCCAGGACGTCGTCAACCGCCACGGGGTCTCCCGCTTCCAGATGCGGATCGTGCTCCTGTGCTTCCTCGTCGTCGCCATCGACGGGTTCGACACCGCGGCGATCGGCTACATCGCCCCGGCGCTCCGGACCCAGTGGGGCGTGACCCAGGCCCAGCTCGCGCCGCTGTTCGGCGCCGGGCTGTTCGGCCTGATGGTCGGCGCCTTCCTGTTCGGCCCGCTCGCCGACCGGGTCGGCCGCAAGGCGATGCTGATCGTCACCACGGCCTTCTTCGGGCTCGCCAGCCTCGCCTCGGCGTGGTCGACCTCGATCGAGATGCTGACGGTCCTGCGCTTCGTCACCGGGCTGGGCCTCGGCGGCGCGATGCCGAACGCCATCACGCTGACCTCGGAATACTGCCCGGAGCACCGCCGCTCGTTCCTCACCATGGCGATGTTCTGCGGCTTCACCGTCGGTTCGGCCCTCGGCGGCTTCGCGGCGGCGCACCTGATCGCCGATTACGGCTGGACCTCGGTGCTGGTGATCGGCGGCGTCATGCCCCTCGCGCTGGTGCCGGTGCTGGTGCTCGGCCTGCCGGAATCGGTGCGCTTCCTCGTGCTCAAGCAGGCCCCGGCGGAGAAGGTGGCGCGGCTCCTCAACCGCATCGCCCCGGCCGAGGACTTTTCCGGCGCCACCTTCGCCGGCATCGCCAAGCCCAAGGGCTCGCCGATCAGCCAGCTGTTCCAGCCCGGCCTCGTCGCCGCCACGCTGTGCCTGTGGCTCACCTTCTTCATGAGCCTGCTGATCTTCTACCTGCTGTCGAGCTGGCTCCCCACCATCATCAGCAGCGCCGGGCTCACCCTCAAGGAAGCCTCCCTCGTCACCGTCATGCTCGCCACCGGCGGCACGGTCGGCGGCCTCGTGCTCGGGGCGCTGATGGACAGGGTCAACCCGCACGTGGTGCTGGGCCTGTCCTACCTCGCGGCGGCCGGCTTCGTGGCGCTGATCGGCAGCGCCACCGGCTCGGTCCCGCTGCTGGTGGCGGCGGTGTTCGGCGCCGGGTTCTGCGTCGCCGGCTCGCAGATCGGCATCAACGCGCTCTCGGCGAGCACCTACCCGACCGCGAACCGGGCGACGGGCGTGGCCTGGGCCAACGCCGTCGGCCGCGTCGGCTCGGTGGTCGGCTCGATGATCGGCGCCTCGCTGATCGGGCTCGGCTTCGGCCTGCCGGCGACCTTCGGCATCGTCGCGGTGCCGGCGCTGATCGCGGCCGCCGGCATCACGCTCAAGGGCCGGCTCGGCACGCCCGCGCCGCGCCTCGCCCCGGCGCTCCAGAGCACCTGA